One Polynucleobacter sp. MG-5-Ahmo-C2 genomic window carries:
- a CDS encoding branched-chain amino acid ABC transporter permease — MFELLGITPQGLVAQLLVGLINGSFYAILSLGLAIIFGLLNIINFAHGAQYTMGAFIAWIGLTQISQWLGFSELSINYWFALIVVPLVLGGFGLILERTMLRRLYHLDHLYGLLLTFGLALIIEGMFRHWYGISGESYPAPELLQGAIPLDAIGIILPKYRVWVVFISLVVCFSTWYVIERTKLGAYLRAGTENPKLLQAFGINVPLMISLAYAYGVGLAGFAGVLAAPIFQVNPLMGSNLIIVVFAVVVIGGMGSIMGAILTGLGLGLIEGLTKVFYPEASGVVIFVIMAIVLLIRPAGLFGREK, encoded by the coding sequence ATGTTTGAACTTCTCGGAATTACCCCCCAAGGGCTGGTAGCCCAGCTCTTGGTGGGGCTTATTAATGGTTCGTTTTATGCCATATTGAGCTTGGGTTTGGCTATTATTTTTGGCCTTCTCAACATCATTAATTTTGCACATGGTGCTCAGTACACCATGGGTGCCTTTATTGCTTGGATTGGTTTGACGCAAATCAGTCAGTGGCTTGGTTTTTCTGAGCTGTCGATTAACTATTGGTTTGCTCTAATTGTTGTGCCCTTAGTCTTGGGGGGATTCGGTTTGATTCTGGAGCGCACTATGTTGCGCCGCTTGTATCACCTCGATCATTTATATGGTCTGCTACTGACCTTTGGCCTTGCTTTGATTATTGAGGGCATGTTTCGTCATTGGTATGGAATTTCTGGTGAGAGCTACCCGGCTCCAGAGCTCTTGCAAGGCGCCATTCCATTAGACGCCATTGGTATTATTTTGCCCAAGTATCGTGTTTGGGTAGTGTTTATTTCTTTGGTGGTTTGCTTCTCTACTTGGTATGTTATTGAGAGAACAAAGTTGGGCGCCTATTTGCGAGCGGGGACAGAAAATCCAAAATTACTCCAAGCGTTTGGCATTAACGTCCCCTTGATGATTTCTTTGGCTTACGCGTATGGCGTTGGGCTTGCGGGTTTTGCTGGTGTATTGGCCGCACCAATTTTTCAAGTAAACCCATTAATGGGTTCGAACCTCATCATCGTAGTTTTTGCAGTGGTGGTGATTGGTGGAATGGGTTCAATTATGGGCGCCATTTTGACTGGCCTAGGGCTGGGTTTGATTGAAGGCCTAACAAAAGTGTTCTACCCAGAGGCTTCTGGCGTTGTGATTTTTGTGATCATGGCAATTGTTCTGTTGATTCGCCCGGCGGGACTTTTTGGGCGAGAAAAATAA
- a CDS encoding branched-chain amino acid ABC transporter permease → MNPKTKPLFSILFLIAMLLPFQDFIYLVFAMKVLCFALFACTFNLLLGFTGLLSFGHAAFFGTSAYITAYLCKEAGFSPELGIILGVIGSGALGLMIGSLAIRRQGIYFAMVTLALSQMVYFLAVQLPYTGGEDGIQGVPRGVLFGLIDLKDDVAMYYFVLAIFLFGFALIMRAVNSPFGQVLKAIRENEPRAISLGYDVDRFKLMSFVISAALSGLAGSMKSLVFQLATLTDVHWHMSGEVVLMTLLGGMGTILGPVVGAGIVVGLQNYLANIGSWSTIATGFIFVICVLAFRRGVVGEITAQFKNKN, encoded by the coding sequence ATGAATCCAAAAACAAAACCCCTCTTTAGCATCTTATTTTTAATTGCTATGTTGTTGCCATTTCAGGACTTCATTTATTTAGTCTTTGCAATGAAGGTTTTGTGTTTCGCCCTCTTTGCTTGTACCTTCAATCTATTGCTTGGGTTTACCGGGCTACTCTCCTTTGGTCACGCAGCTTTTTTTGGAACCTCCGCCTATATCACGGCCTATCTTTGTAAGGAGGCTGGATTTTCTCCCGAGCTCGGAATCATTTTGGGCGTAATTGGCTCTGGTGCACTAGGATTAATGATTGGATCCCTAGCCATTCGTCGTCAGGGTATTTACTTTGCAATGGTCACATTGGCTCTCTCCCAAATGGTCTACTTTTTGGCGGTACAACTTCCTTACACTGGTGGGGAAGATGGTATTCAGGGTGTGCCGCGGGGAGTGTTGTTTGGTCTCATCGACTTAAAAGACGATGTTGCTATGTACTATTTTGTGTTGGCGATTTTCTTGTTCGGTTTTGCGCTCATCATGCGTGCTGTCAACTCCCCGTTTGGCCAGGTTTTGAAAGCCATTCGTGAGAATGAGCCGCGTGCCATTTCTTTGGGTTACGACGTCGATCGCTTTAAGTTAATGTCGTTTGTAATTTCAGCCGCTCTCTCTGGTTTGGCTGGCTCCATGAAGTCTTTAGTATTTCAACTGGCAACATTGACCGATGTTCATTGGCACATGTCTGGCGAAGTCGTGTTGATGACTTTGCTTGGTGGTATGGGAACCATTCTTGGCCCGGTGGTTGGCGCAGGCATTGTGGTGGGCCTACAAAACTACTTAGCAAATATTGGATCTTGGAGCACGATTGCAACCGGCTTCATTTTTGTGATTTGTGTTTTGGCATTCCGTCGTGGTGTCGTTGGGGAAATTACCGCGCAGTTTAAAAACAAAAACTGA
- a CDS encoding TSUP family transporter has translation MAFFAGLVDAVAGGGGLIQVPALFAAYPDAPPATLLSTNKVSAVGGTLNAARRYLRHVSLPWAVVLPAIVAGFIGSLLGANAVSTFPAEPLRKALPFVLLFLLIYTWFQPSLGEEHAPKGENRFQQLKAALLGLTIGFYDGFFGPGTGSFLLFGFVRFFSFDFLHASAATKLVNVATNFAAILMLASLGQINWPLGIAMMVANIAGSQFGSRLAIQHGSAFVRKAFLVIVSLLILKSAWNAYFLN, from the coding sequence ATGGCTTTTTTTGCTGGACTCGTGGATGCAGTTGCTGGCGGCGGTGGGTTGATTCAGGTTCCAGCCTTATTTGCCGCTTACCCGGATGCTCCCCCCGCAACACTGCTATCAACCAATAAAGTTTCTGCTGTGGGCGGAACTTTAAATGCTGCACGCAGATACTTGCGCCATGTTTCTTTGCCTTGGGCAGTTGTGTTGCCTGCAATAGTGGCGGGGTTTATTGGATCTCTTTTGGGCGCCAATGCTGTGAGCACTTTTCCCGCAGAGCCTTTACGTAAAGCCCTCCCCTTTGTTCTCCTTTTTCTTCTAATCTACACCTGGTTTCAACCATCGCTTGGTGAAGAGCATGCGCCCAAGGGTGAAAATCGTTTTCAACAACTTAAGGCTGCGCTTCTTGGGCTAACGATTGGTTTTTATGATGGTTTCTTTGGGCCGGGCACTGGAAGCTTTTTACTTTTTGGGTTTGTCAGATTTTTTTCATTTGATTTTTTGCACGCCTCTGCCGCAACAAAACTGGTAAATGTGGCTACAAATTTTGCTGCCATTCTGATGTTGGCTAGTCTAGGCCAAATTAATTGGCCTCTGGGTATCGCCATGATGGTTGCTAATATTGCCGGAAGCCAGTTTGGCAGCCGATTGGCAATTCAGCATGGCAGTGCTTTTGTTAGAAAGGCTTTCCTGGTAATTGTGAGTTTGCTGATTCTGAAGTCTGCATGGAATGCTTATTTCTTGAATTAA
- the mnmG gene encoding tRNA uridine-5-carboxymethylaminomethyl(34) synthesis enzyme MnmG, whose product MRYSKSFDVIVVGGGHAGTEAALASARMGCDTLLITHSIENLGAMSCNPSIGGIGKGHLVKEIDAMGGAMAAATDEAGIQFRILNSSKGPAVRATRAQGDRILYKAAIRRRLENQPNLSLFQAAVDDLLVNGDEVQGVLTQMGLEFVAKKVVLTAGTFLDGKIHVGLNNFAGGRAGDPAAVSLSARLKELNLPQGRLKTGTPPRIDGRTIDFSVMLEQPGDLDPVPVFSYLGRPEQHPKQVPCWISHTNEKTHDIIRTGLDRSPMYTGVIEGVGPRYCPSIEDKIHRFASRNSHQIFLEPEGLTTNEFYPNGISTSLPFDIQRDLVRSIRGLESAVIVRPGYAIEYDFFDPRQLRHSLETRAIGGLYFAGQINGTTGYEEAAAQGMLAGINAGLASKGKSPWLPKRSESYIGVLVDDLITRGVQEPYRMFTSRAEYRLSLREDNADMRLTAIGRDLGLVDDYRWEVFCRKQEAVSRETSRLQNIWVGPKHEIAPLVSGILGQDLSHECNLTELLRRPGITYDAITSLGDGLWSPGILDADIGLAAQISDQVEISVKYQGYIDRQAVEIARQEHNETFPLPENLDYSNVLGLSKEVQQKLNLHKPETLGQAGRISGVTPAALSLLLVHLKKGLGRTQEMT is encoded by the coding sequence ATGCGCTATTCCAAAAGTTTCGATGTCATCGTAGTTGGCGGCGGTCATGCTGGGACTGAGGCCGCGCTCGCATCGGCTCGCATGGGGTGCGATACCCTATTAATTACCCATAGCATTGAAAATTTGGGCGCAATGAGCTGCAATCCTTCTATTGGCGGGATTGGTAAGGGGCACCTGGTTAAAGAAATCGACGCTATGGGCGGAGCTATGGCAGCTGCCACCGATGAGGCCGGCATCCAGTTCCGCATTCTGAATTCCAGCAAGGGCCCCGCCGTCCGTGCGACCCGAGCCCAAGGCGATCGTATTTTATATAAGGCTGCAATCCGCCGGCGCCTTGAAAACCAACCTAATTTAAGCCTGTTTCAGGCTGCTGTAGATGATCTTTTGGTAAATGGCGACGAGGTCCAGGGCGTTCTAACCCAAATGGGCCTGGAGTTTGTGGCTAAAAAGGTTGTTTTGACCGCTGGGACTTTTTTGGATGGAAAAATCCACGTCGGCTTAAATAATTTTGCTGGAGGTCGCGCTGGTGATCCAGCGGCAGTTTCTTTATCGGCTCGCCTGAAAGAATTAAACCTTCCACAGGGAAGGCTGAAAACGGGCACCCCTCCTCGTATTGATGGGCGAACTATTGATTTTTCAGTCATGCTGGAGCAGCCGGGGGATCTTGATCCGGTGCCGGTATTTTCTTATTTGGGCCGTCCAGAGCAACACCCAAAGCAGGTCCCCTGTTGGATTTCTCATACAAATGAGAAGACCCACGACATTATTCGGACTGGCTTAGATCGCTCCCCGATGTATACGGGCGTTATTGAGGGGGTGGGTCCGCGCTACTGCCCCTCTATTGAGGACAAAATTCACCGTTTTGCCTCAAGGAATAGCCATCAGATCTTTTTGGAGCCAGAGGGCTTAACCACAAACGAGTTTTATCCTAATGGAATCTCAACCAGCTTACCTTTTGATATTCAGCGGGACTTGGTCCGCAGTATTCGCGGCCTAGAGTCTGCAGTCATTGTGCGCCCAGGCTATGCCATTGAATATGACTTCTTTGACCCACGCCAACTGCGCCATAGTCTAGAAACCAGGGCTATTGGCGGTCTGTACTTTGCCGGCCAGATTAACGGCACAACAGGTTACGAAGAGGCTGCAGCCCAAGGGATGTTAGCTGGCATTAACGCTGGCTTAGCCTCTAAGGGCAAGTCGCCTTGGCTGCCCAAGCGCAGCGAGTCCTATATTGGGGTCTTGGTTGATGACCTTATTACCCGCGGCGTACAAGAGCCGTATCGCATGTTTACTAGCCGTGCGGAGTACCGCTTAAGCTTGCGAGAAGACAATGCCGACATGCGTTTAACAGCAATTGGCCGTGATTTGGGCTTAGTAGACGACTATCGCTGGGAAGTTTTTTGTAGAAAACAAGAGGCTGTTTCACGTGAAACATCTCGTCTGCAAAACATTTGGGTTGGGCCAAAGCATGAGATCGCCCCGCTTGTTTCTGGAATTTTGGGCCAAGATTTGTCCCACGAGTGCAATTTAACTGAGCTTTTGCGCCGCCCAGGAATTACTTATGATGCAATTACTAGTTTGGGCGATGGTTTATGGTCTCCGGGAATCTTGGATGCCGATATTGGGCTTGCCGCTCAAATTAGTGATCAGGTTGAGATTTCGGTGAAATACCAGGGCTATATTGATCGCCAGGCAGTTGAAATAGCCCGTCAGGAGCATAACGAGACCTTTCCTCTCCCGGAAAATCTCGACTATTCGAATGTATTGGGTTTGTCTAAAGAGGTTCAGCAAAAACTCAACTTGCATAAACCAGAAACATTGGGGCAGGCCGGCAGGATTTCTGGTGTAACCCCCGCCGCCCTTTCTTTACTTTTGGTTCATCTCAAAAAAGGTTTGGGCCGCACCCAAGAAATGACATGA
- the rsmG gene encoding 16S rRNA (guanine(527)-N(7))-methyltransferase RsmG, with translation MSESLLALGIQELDLNLSKANIADLELFLQEMGRWNQVHNLTAIEGEKDSVRLHLIDSIAVLPILRRLLKGPNPKIADLGSGGGLPAIPIAIVEPEWRLSLIEAVRKKTAFLQHVRGKLKLKNIEVLSERVEDVAVQQPGQFDAVISRAFTNLSRFLDLSLPFLKPDGLVFAMKGKRADEEMQDVCMNDWCLLADEPLHIPNLSVERRLLVLSPMRKSSLTS, from the coding sequence ATGAGCGAGAGCTTGCTCGCTCTCGGAATTCAAGAGCTTGATTTAAATTTAAGCAAAGCGAACATAGCTGATTTAGAGCTTTTTTTGCAAGAAATGGGCCGCTGGAATCAGGTTCATAACTTGACTGCAATCGAGGGCGAAAAGGATTCTGTTAGATTGCACCTCATTGATTCTATTGCAGTTTTACCTATTTTAAGGCGGCTTCTTAAGGGCCCCAACCCTAAAATTGCCGACCTGGGGTCTGGCGGCGGCTTGCCTGCCATCCCGATTGCTATTGTTGAGCCAGAATGGCGCTTATCCCTAATTGAAGCTGTGAGAAAGAAGACGGCCTTTTTGCAGCATGTGCGCGGAAAACTAAAGCTAAAAAATATAGAGGTGCTAAGTGAGCGCGTTGAAGATGTTGCGGTGCAGCAACCAGGCCAGTTTGATGCGGTTATTTCTAGGGCCTTTACGAATCTCTCACGCTTCTTAGATTTATCTTTGCCTTTTTTGAAGCCAGATGGCCTAGTGTTTGCAATGAAAGGCAAGCGGGCAGATGAAGAAATGCAAGATGTATGCATGAACGACTGGTGTTTGTTGGCAGACGAACCCTTACATATACCAAATCTATCTGTGGAAAGACGCCTTTTGGTCTTGAGCCCCATGAGAAAATCATCACTCACCTCTTAA
- a CDS encoding ParA family protein — protein MAKIFCIANQKGGVGKTTTAVNLAAGLAGLKQRVLLVDLDPQGNATMGSGIEKATLNNSVYQVLIGLAAVKDCAQRCESSGYDVLPANRDLAGAEIELVDIDARESRLKDALAKVANDYDFILIDCPPALSLLTLNGLCAANGVIVPMQCEYFALEGLSDLVNTIKQVHANLNPDLVIIGLLRVMFDARMTLQQQVSDQLLEHFGDKVFKAIIPRNVRLAEAPSYGLPGVAFDKSSRGAKAYLEFGAEMIERIKQM, from the coding sequence ATGGCAAAAATATTCTGTATTGCAAATCAAAAAGGCGGCGTTGGAAAAACGACTACAGCTGTAAATTTAGCAGCGGGTTTGGCTGGGCTTAAGCAACGCGTTCTACTGGTGGATTTAGATCCTCAGGGCAATGCAACCATGGGGTCTGGAATTGAAAAAGCAACTTTGAATAACAGTGTTTACCAAGTGTTGATTGGTTTGGCTGCCGTAAAAGATTGTGCGCAGCGTTGTGAAAGTTCAGGATATGACGTGTTGCCTGCGAATCGCGATTTGGCTGGCGCAGAAATTGAATTGGTGGATATCGATGCGCGCGAGTCTCGTTTGAAAGATGCCCTGGCTAAGGTGGCAAATGATTACGATTTTATTTTGATTGACTGCCCACCTGCATTGTCTTTATTAACGCTCAACGGATTGTGTGCAGCGAATGGCGTCATTGTTCCAATGCAGTGCGAATATTTTGCACTTGAAGGGTTATCTGATTTAGTAAATACCATCAAACAAGTACATGCCAATTTAAACCCCGATTTGGTGATTATTGGTTTGCTGCGAGTGATGTTTGATGCGCGCATGACCTTACAGCAACAAGTATCCGATCAGCTGCTTGAGCACTTTGGCGACAAAGTATTCAAGGCCATTATTCCGCGCAACGTGCGCCTTGCTGAAGCCCCATCTTATGGTCTTCCTGGGGTTGCCTTTGATAAATCATCGCGTGGAGCGAAAGCCTATTTAGAGTTTGGTGCCGAGATGATTGAGCGCATCAAACAAATGTAA
- a CDS encoding ParB/RepB/Spo0J family partition protein — MVAIKKKGLGRGLEALLGEKTQEANATTEINRLPLNALQAGKYQPRQKMETGALQELAESIREQGVMQPLLVRLVAPGKYEIIAGERRFRAATIAGLKEVPVLVSDADDQAAAAMALVENMQREDLNPLEESQGLARLIEEFGFTHEQAAKAVGKSRSAITNLLRLAQLAKPVQAMLLAGDIDMGHARALLPLPGASQVALAQRISAQGLSVREAEKMSAALAIAGGQIGDKKSKTKAGSSVPSRDPDTRRLSQEIADLIGLNVEFKFKGKGGEIRIGFSQFDELDSLLKKLGIGLE; from the coding sequence ATGGTTGCAATCAAGAAAAAAGGTTTAGGTAGAGGTTTAGAGGCGCTATTGGGCGAGAAAACTCAGGAGGCAAATGCAACTACAGAAATTAATCGTTTGCCATTGAACGCATTGCAAGCTGGCAAATATCAACCGCGTCAAAAAATGGAGACAGGCGCCTTACAAGAGTTGGCTGAGAGTATTCGTGAGCAGGGTGTGATGCAGCCGCTATTAGTAAGACTTGTGGCCCCTGGTAAATACGAAATTATTGCTGGTGAACGCCGGTTTCGCGCGGCCACAATTGCTGGCTTAAAAGAAGTTCCAGTACTGGTCTCTGACGCTGATGATCAGGCAGCGGCGGCAATGGCTTTGGTTGAGAACATGCAGCGTGAGGACTTAAATCCCCTGGAGGAGTCTCAAGGCTTGGCTCGACTGATTGAAGAGTTTGGCTTTACCCACGAGCAGGCCGCAAAAGCTGTAGGAAAGTCCCGCAGCGCAATTACCAATTTGTTGCGCTTAGCCCAGTTGGCAAAGCCAGTGCAAGCAATGCTTTTAGCTGGCGATATTGATATGGGCCACGCCCGCGCCCTATTGCCATTGCCTGGGGCTAGCCAAGTAGCTTTGGCCCAAAGAATTTCTGCGCAAGGCCTATCTGTTCGTGAGGCAGAAAAAATGTCAGCAGCCCTAGCAATTGCCGGCGGCCAGATTGGAGACAAAAAGTCCAAAACCAAGGCAGGCTCTTCTGTTCCAAGTCGCGATCCTGATACGCGTCGTCTTTCACAAGAAATTGCTGATTTAATTGGTTTAAATGTCGAATTTAAGTTCAAAGGCAAAGGTGGCGAGATCCGAATCGGATTTAGCCAATTTGATGAACTTGATTCCTTATTAAAAAAGTTGGGTATTGGTCTTGAATAA
- a CDS encoding ATP synthase subunit I — MNKEHPIKTADWDDQADDSFKALSKAEMDALRKAKPKSFALINGWRIVASQVVLTLIIASFCYFFSESPERVVYTYSALVGGLIGVLPSALFLVRLEAAKKNVKSSPGGYLAAVVSGEFLKILATILLFIGFALKQPDLKWIPLLVTYLATLKCYLLVWFWK, encoded by the coding sequence TTGAATAAAGAGCACCCCATTAAAACTGCTGATTGGGACGATCAAGCCGACGATTCATTTAAGGCGCTCAGTAAGGCAGAGATGGATGCGTTGCGAAAGGCAAAGCCTAAAAGCTTTGCTTTAATCAATGGGTGGCGCATTGTTGCCAGTCAGGTGGTGCTTACCCTGATCATTGCTAGTTTTTGTTACTTTTTTTCTGAATCGCCTGAAAGAGTCGTTTATACTTACTCGGCTTTGGTGGGTGGCTTGATTGGGGTTTTGCCCTCTGCGTTGTTTTTAGTGCGCTTAGAGGCCGCGAAAAAGAATGTCAAATCAAGCCCTGGCGGATATTTAGCAGCAGTGGTTTCGGGTGAATTTTTAAAAATCCTAGCAACCATCCTCCTATTTATTGGCTTTGCCCTAAAGCAACCTGATTTGAAATGGATTCCATTGCTTGTCACTTATTTAGCTACGCTCAAGTGTTATTTACTAGTGTGGTTTTGGAAGTAA
- the atpB gene encoding F0F1 ATP synthase subunit A → MSSEVNAAAEAAHHVASEPLTPTAYIAEHLQNLNNVGGAQSSIIDFSVVNLDTIFWTSLMGLLTVFLLVIAARRASPGVPGRFQCLIEMLVEMVESQSKGIVHGDRSFIAPLALFVFCWIILLNTLDLVPVDWIFGVNQFIGSFGVHVPHHKIVPTTDLNATLGLSFSVLLLVFFYSFKVKGLGGFAHELISAPFGAKWYLAPFNLILNIIEYVAKGVSLGMRLFGNMYAGELIFLLIALLGSMWTFNLDLYMLGFVGNVIAGSAWAIFHILVILLQAFIFMMLTLVYIGQAHSHH, encoded by the coding sequence ATGTCTAGCGAAGTCAACGCAGCAGCAGAGGCAGCCCATCATGTGGCTAGCGAACCGCTTACACCGACTGCTTATATTGCTGAGCACTTACAAAACCTAAATAACGTTGGTGGGGCTCAGTCTTCCATTATCGATTTCAGCGTTGTTAATTTAGATACTATTTTTTGGACCTCTTTGATGGGGTTGCTAACCGTTTTTCTGTTGGTTATTGCTGCGCGCAGGGCATCCCCTGGAGTTCCTGGCCGCTTTCAATGTTTAATTGAGATGCTGGTTGAGATGGTTGAAAGTCAATCAAAGGGAATTGTTCACGGCGACCGTTCTTTTATCGCGCCTCTGGCTTTATTCGTTTTTTGCTGGATTATCCTTTTAAACACCCTAGACTTAGTGCCGGTGGATTGGATCTTCGGCGTAAATCAATTTATTGGTAGCTTCGGAGTGCACGTACCGCACCACAAGATTGTGCCTACTACTGACTTGAACGCCACTCTCGGCTTGTCATTCTCTGTGCTCCTATTGGTTTTCTTCTACAGCTTCAAGGTTAAAGGTCTTGGCGGTTTTGCTCATGAGCTTATTTCAGCGCCTTTCGGTGCGAAGTGGTACTTGGCCCCTTTTAACCTTATTTTGAACATCATCGAATATGTTGCCAAAGGCGTTTCTTTAGGAATGCGACTTTTCGGCAATATGTATGCGGGCGAGTTGATCTTCTTATTGATTGCCCTCTTGGGAAGTATGTGGACCTTTAACTTAGATTTGTACATGCTTGGCTTCGTTGGCAATGTGATTGCTGGCTCAGCTTGGGCGATTTTCCATATCTTAGTTATTTTGTTACAAGCATTTATTTTTATGATGTTGACTTTGGTTTACATTGGGCAAGCCCACAGTCACCATTAA
- the atpE gene encoding F0F1 ATP synthase subunit C, with translation MQAFLANIQGLTAIGIGLIIGLGALGACLGIGLMGGKFIEGAARQPELINELQTKMFLLAGLIDAAFLIGVGVAMLFAFANPLLAVIK, from the coding sequence ATGCAAGCATTCTTAGCCAACATTCAAGGACTAACCGCTATCGGTATTGGCCTCATCATCGGCCTCGGCGCATTGGGAGCCTGTTTGGGCATTGGCCTAATGGGTGGTAAGTTCATTGAGGGCGCTGCCCGTCAACCAGAATTGATCAATGAATTACAAACCAAAATGTTCCTTTTGGCTGGTTTGATCGACGCTGCGTTCTTGATCGGCGTTGGTGTGGCAATGTTGTTTGCTTTCGCAAACCCACTGCTCGCAGTTATTAAGTAA
- a CDS encoding F0F1 ATP synthase subunit B, translating into MNLNATLFAQMIVFFVLWWVVARFVWPPLVKALDERSSKIADGLASAERGKEALALASNEAEQELTKARQEGVQRVAEAEKRAQMSAEEIRSNAQAEAARIITQAKQDADQQVTRAREVLRAEVAVLAVKGAEQILRREVDAKAHGQLLDQLKAEL; encoded by the coding sequence GTGAATCTGAACGCGACCCTATTCGCGCAAATGATCGTTTTCTTCGTCTTATGGTGGGTTGTTGCACGCTTCGTGTGGCCACCGCTAGTTAAGGCGTTAGATGAGCGTTCAAGCAAAATTGCTGATGGTTTAGCTTCTGCTGAGCGCGGCAAAGAAGCGCTTGCATTGGCCAGCAATGAAGCAGAGCAAGAATTAACAAAAGCACGCCAAGAAGGTGTTCAACGCGTTGCTGAAGCAGAAAAACGTGCACAAATGTCAGCCGAAGAAATTCGGTCTAACGCACAAGCTGAAGCCGCTCGAATCATTACGCAAGCGAAGCAAGACGCAGACCAGCAAGTTACTCGTGCCCGCGAAGTGTTGCGCGCCGAAGTGGCTGTGCTTGCTGTTAAAGGTGCTGAGCAAATTTTGCGTCGTGAAGTTGATGCAAAGGCGCATGGCCAGTTACTTGACCAACTAAAGGCAGAACTTTGA